The Bacteroidota bacterium genomic interval GCAACAGTGCGCCTGACGGTTTTGTCATGCTTAATCAGCGGGTTCCCACAATTGAATCTTGTTCCCTTCCATGTCGAGGATGTGAACAAATTTACCATAGTCATAAGCCTCTATCGCATCTACGACCGTGACGCCTTCCTTTTTCAATTCGTCAACGAGCGCTTCGAGATTCTCAACCCGGTAGTTTATCATAAAGTCCTTGGTTGAGGGTTCAAAATACTTGGTTGTGTCTTTGAATGGACTCCAGGAGGTGGAACCCTTCTTTGCGGGGTCCGCATCTTCTCGCCACTCAAACGTCGCTCCATAGTCGTTAGTATCGACACCAAGATGTGTTTTATACCATTCCTTTATTTTGTTGGGGTCTTTGCATTTGAAGAAAATGCCGCCAATACCGGTTACTTTATTCATGGGTCTGTTCTTATGTGTTGTTCGTGGTTAATGCCGCTACTGATCTCATTTGATCCGCTTTAAGTCTGGGGTGATTTTCTTTTCAAAATAAGCGAGCTGATCAGCGTAACTACCAGACCGACAGGCAAGATTTCGATGTAAGCCATCATCGCGTTGAAAAATGGATTCTTGGACATGCTGACGAAGCTTGCCATTTCTTTTGTTTGCTTCTCTATTTCTATTTGGCTCGCTCCGCTGGCTTTCAGTTTGTCAAGCATCTGTGACGAATATTTTTCGGCAAAATCGGGTATGAAGTAAGCGGAGTCGATCAGCCAGGCGATTACATACATGGTTGAGGCGATCAAGACAATCATGATCCCTATTTTGAAGGCTTTGCCAAAACTGATAACCCCTTCATTGTGCTTATCCCTGTAATTCCGAATGCCAACAAAGACAAGTGAAAAGGCGATGAGCATGGAAGCATACCCGATGAGCAGGCTTCTGTCATAATCAAAGTTGCCTTCACCATGGCTTAAGCTGTTGACACTGT includes:
- a CDS encoding DUF4199 domain-containing protein produces the protein SVNSLSHGEGNFDYDRSLLIGYASMLIAFSLVFVGIRNYRDKHNEGVISFGKAFKIGIMIVLIASTMYVIAWLIDSAYFIPDFAEKYSSQMLDKLKASGASQIEIEKQTKEMASFVSMSKNPFFNAMMAYIEILPVGLVVTLISSLILKRKSPQT
- a CDS encoding VOC family protein, with the protein product MNKVTGIGGIFFKCKDPNKIKEWYKTHLGVDTNDYGATFEWREDADPAKKGSTSWSPFKDTTKYFEPSTKDFMINYRVENLEALVDELKKEGVTVVDAIEAYDYGKFVHILDMEGNKIQLWEPAD